Proteins co-encoded in one Sander vitreus isolate 19-12246 chromosome 9, sanVit1, whole genome shotgun sequence genomic window:
- the ak4 gene encoding adenylate kinase 4, mitochondrial — MAKLFRAAIMGPPGSGKGTISKRIAQSFGLQYLSSGHYLRESIAANTEAGVLVRTYVERSMLVPDHVMTRLMLPRLEHLIDHSWLLDGFPRTLSQAQALNSLCQLDLVISLNIPYETLRERLSDRWIHPASGRVYNMGFNPPRVQGKDDITGEPLIQHDDDKPEALMARLRHYKDVAKPVINLYKSQGILHSFSGTDTDRIWPYINSLLSTKMHMQPSDSFQTQTP, encoded by the exons ATGGCCAAGTTATTCCGAGCTGCTATCATGGGTCCACCAGGATCAGGAAAAGGAACGATATCCAAGAGGATTGCGCAAAGCTTTGGCCTGCAATATCTGTCCAGTGGCCACTATCTACGAGAGAGCATAGCGGCAAACACAG AGGCAGGTGTGCTGGTGAGGACCTACGTAGAAAGAAGCATGCTGGTGCCTGACCATGTGATGACAAGACTGATGCTGCCCAGACTGGAACACCTGATCGACCACAGCTGGCTGCTGGACG GTTTTCCCCGGACTCTGTCACAGGCCCAAGCCCTGAACAGTTTGTGTCAGCTGGACCTGGTCATCAGCCTGAACATCCCCTACGAGACTCTGAGGGAGAGACTGAGCGACCGCTGGATCCATCCAGCCAGTGGCCGAGTCTACAACATGGGCTTCAACCCCCCACGAGTGCAG GGTAAGGATGACATCACTGGGGAGCCACTGATTCAACACGATGATGACAAACCAGAAGCCCTGATGGCCAGACTGAGACACTACAAAGATGTGGCCAAGCCGGTCATAAACTTATACAA GTCACAGGGAATCCTGCACTCATTTTCCGGTACAGATACGGACCGGATTTGGCCTTATATTAACTCCCTCCTCAGCACCAAGATGCACATGCAGCCATCAGATTCCTTCCAAACCCAAACACCCTGA